One segment of Sinorhizobium sp. BG8 DNA contains the following:
- a CDS encoding alpha-D-ribose 1-methylphosphonate 5-triphosphate diphosphatase yields MTTELLLSNARIVLEDEIVHGSVLVRDGTIADISQSTSGKGEDMEGDYLIPGLVELHTDHLEAHYSPRPGVRWLKTAAIQAHDAQIVTSGITTVFDCLRMGSDEDGGFEKGEMRAMADAIADAVREDRLRADHLIHLRCEVSTDNVLEHFAEFENDPQVRLVSLMDHAPGQRQFQTMEQYTLYYKTKRGLSDEAFVAFCKRQQDLSARYAKPHRDAIAASCAARGIAVASHDDATLEHVEEAIGYGIRLAEFPTSFDAARASHGAGMSVLMGAPNIVRGKSHSGNIAARDLASMGVLDVLSSDYVPLSLMHAPFILADELEEISLPKAIAMVSATPARTVGLDDRGRIATGLRADLVRVRRESGVPVIRSVWRQGRRVA; encoded by the coding sequence ATGACCACCGAACTCTTGCTCTCCAATGCCCGGATCGTCCTGGAAGATGAAATCGTCCACGGCTCGGTCCTCGTGCGCGATGGGACAATCGCCGACATTTCGCAGTCCACCTCCGGAAAGGGCGAGGACATGGAGGGCGATTACCTGATACCCGGTCTCGTCGAACTCCACACCGATCACCTGGAGGCGCACTATTCGCCGCGCCCCGGCGTGCGCTGGCTGAAGACGGCGGCGATCCAGGCGCACGACGCGCAGATCGTCACATCGGGCATCACCACCGTGTTCGACTGCCTGCGCATGGGGTCGGACGAGGACGGCGGGTTCGAGAAGGGCGAGATGCGCGCCATGGCCGATGCGATCGCCGATGCGGTGCGCGAGGACCGGCTTCGGGCCGATCACCTGATTCACCTGCGCTGCGAGGTCTCGACGGACAACGTGCTCGAGCACTTCGCCGAGTTCGAGAACGATCCGCAGGTGCGCCTCGTCTCCCTGATGGATCATGCGCCGGGCCAGCGCCAGTTCCAGACCATGGAGCAGTACACGCTCTACTACAAGACGAAGCGCGGGCTCTCCGACGAGGCGTTCGTGGCCTTCTGCAAGCGGCAGCAGGACCTTTCCGCCCGTTACGCCAAGCCGCATCGCGACGCGATTGCAGCCTCCTGCGCAGCACGCGGGATCGCGGTCGCAAGCCATGACGACGCAACGCTGGAACATGTCGAGGAGGCGATCGGCTACGGCATCCGCCTCGCCGAGTTTCCGACGAGCTTCGACGCCGCAAGAGCCTCGCACGGCGCAGGTATGAGCGTCCTAATGGGCGCGCCGAACATCGTGCGCGGCAAGTCGCACTCGGGCAACATCGCTGCGCGTGACCTCGCCTCGATGGGGGTTCTGGATGTCCTTTCTTCCGACTACGTGCCGCTGAGCCTGATGCATGCGCCGTTCATCCTTGCCGACGAACTCGAGGAAATCAGCCTGCCGAAGGCGATCGCCATGGTTTCGGCGACACCTGCGCGTACGGTTGGCCTTGATGACCGTGGCCGTATCGCGACGGGTCTGCGCGCAGATCTCGTCAGGGTCCGGCGCGAAAGTGGTGTGCCGGTCATCCGTTCCGTCTGGCGACAGGGCAGGCGGGTGGCCTGA
- the phnN gene encoding phosphonate metabolism protein/1,5-bisphosphokinase (PRPP-forming) PhnN: protein MRDVAMADQGTMIVVVGPSGAGKDSVMAFAARRFAGDDRILFARRVITRAADAGGEAHESVSAAEFASMRRSGSFCVSWDAHGLSYGIPAVVRDAVAGGRTVIANGSRQALPSFAAAFPRLKVVVITAHPEVLAERLAARGRETREAIAARLGRKAEAGREAADVTTLDNSGALEIAGEAFVRLVGEALHPASSSARLARGRTG, encoded by the coding sequence ATGCGGGACGTCGCAATGGCGGATCAGGGAACAATGATCGTCGTCGTTGGCCCGAGCGGCGCAGGCAAGGACAGCGTCATGGCCTTTGCCGCCAGGCGCTTCGCCGGCGATGATCGCATTCTCTTCGCTCGCCGCGTGATCACGCGCGCGGCCGATGCCGGAGGCGAGGCGCACGAGAGCGTCAGTGCCGCTGAGTTCGCGTCGATGCGCCGGTCCGGTTCCTTCTGCGTCTCCTGGGACGCCCATGGACTTTCCTACGGCATACCGGCGGTCGTGCGCGATGCGGTCGCCGGCGGAAGGACCGTGATCGCCAATGGCAGCCGGCAGGCGTTGCCGAGTTTCGCCGCCGCCTTTCCCCGGCTGAAGGTCGTGGTGATCACCGCGCACCCCGAGGTTCTTGCCGAACGCCTGGCGGCGAGGGGACGCGAGACGCGCGAGGCGATCGCCGCGCGCCTCGGGCGCAAGGCGGAGGCCGGGCGGGAGGCCGCCGACGTCACGACGCTCGACAACAGCGGCGCGCTCGAGATCGCCGGTGAAGCCTTTGTCCGGCTCGTCGGCGAAGCGCTTCACCCCGCTTCAAGCTCCGCACGCCTGGCGCGCGGCAGGACAGGCTAG
- a CDS encoding TIGR00645 family protein: MKSLELLIERIILSSRWILVVFYLGLAASLAVYAVSFLYKLFKVTKNVLAFDDADMILAMLGLIDAALVASLILMVMISGYENFVSRFDEGEADVSFLGKLDSGSLKIKVASSIVAISSIHLLQVFLNAQQYTDSKLMWLTFMHIAFVISAVLLGFLEQIMAKLKIKA, translated from the coding sequence ATGAAGTCGCTTGAACTCCTGATCGAACGGATCATCCTTTCCAGCCGCTGGATCCTGGTCGTTTTCTACCTGGGTCTTGCTGCCTCGCTTGCAGTCTATGCCGTTTCCTTCCTCTACAAGCTCTTCAAGGTTACCAAGAACGTGCTGGCGTTCGATGACGCGGACATGATTCTTGCCATGCTCGGCCTCATCGATGCTGCGCTGGTGGCGAGCCTGATCCTGATGGTCATGATCTCGGGCTATGAGAACTTCGTCAGCCGTTTCGACGAAGGCGAAGCCGATGTGTCCTTCCTCGGCAAGCTCGACTCCGGAAGCCTCAAGATCAAGGTGGCCTCGTCGATCGTCGCGATTTCGTCGATCCATCTCTTGCAGGTCTTCCTCAATGCGCAGCAGTATACGGACAGCAAGCTGATGTGGCTGACCTTCATGCACATCGCCTTTGTTATCTCGGCGGTGCTCCTCGGCTTCCTCGAGCAGATCATGGCGAAGCTGAAGATCAAGGCATAG
- a CDS encoding ABC transporter ATP-binding protein, protein MTQQQPLVTFDGVAKRYGNFTAVSPINLEIRKGEFLAIMGSSGCGKTTTLRMLAGLETPSEGEIRLAGKRINDLPTWQRDTPMVWQSLALFPFLTVRENVEFSLRMRGVAKAERRERVEKWLDRMQITEFAERNVAHLSGGQRQRVALARSLVTEPEILLLDEPLSALDAHLKVRMQTVLSNLQRELGITFVYVTHSQSEAFSMADRVVIMSRGKIEQIGTPQEIYRAPRTRFVAEFLGSSNIFPGKVSGVDAGTMRIATPAGEFHVPGESAKHLSPGDKVTFAISSDRINLSRDRPSRDWNSLEASVVGEEFVGATAVVHLEGSAQIEIKAQKSHDELDSLNLEPGAPIWVSWRPNASHILPGE, encoded by the coding sequence ATGACCCAGCAACAACCTCTCGTCACCTTCGACGGCGTCGCCAAGCGCTATGGCAATTTCACTGCCGTCAGCCCGATCAACCTCGAAATCCGCAAGGGCGAATTCCTCGCGATCATGGGTTCGTCCGGCTGCGGAAAGACCACGACACTCAGGATGCTGGCCGGACTGGAGACGCCCAGCGAGGGCGAGATCCGCCTCGCCGGAAAGCGCATCAACGATCTGCCGACCTGGCAGCGCGACACGCCGATGGTCTGGCAGAGCCTGGCGCTATTTCCCTTCCTCACCGTCCGCGAGAATGTCGAGTTCAGCCTGCGCATGCGCGGCGTCGCCAAGGCCGAGCGTCGGGAACGTGTCGAAAAATGGCTCGACCGCATGCAGATAACGGAATTCGCCGAGCGTAACGTCGCCCATCTCTCCGGCGGCCAGCGCCAGCGCGTCGCGCTCGCGCGCTCGCTGGTCACCGAGCCGGAGATCCTGCTGCTCGACGAGCCGCTCTCCGCACTCGACGCCCATCTCAAGGTCAGGATGCAGACCGTGCTCTCGAACCTGCAGCGCGAACTCGGCATCACCTTCGTCTATGTCACCCACAGCCAGTCGGAGGCCTTCTCCATGGCCGACCGGGTCGTGATCATGAGCCGTGGCAAGATCGAGCAGATCGGCACGCCGCAGGAGATCTACCGCGCACCGCGGACGCGCTTTGTCGCGGAATTCCTCGGATCGTCGAACATTTTCCCGGGGAAGGTCTCCGGCGTTGATGCCGGCACGATGAGGATCGCGACGCCTGCCGGCGAATTCCATGTGCCCGGTGAAAGCGCGAAACACCTGTCCCCCGGCGACAAGGTGACCTTTGCCATTTCGAGCGACCGCATCAACCTCAGCCGGGACCGCCCATCGCGCGACTGGAACTCGCTGGAAGCTTCCGTCGTCGGCGAAGAGTTTGTCGGAGCAACCGCCGTGGTCCACCTCGAAGGTTCGGCCCAGATCGAGATCAAGGCACAGAAGAGCCACGATGAGCTCGACAGCCTCAATCTCGAGCCTGGCGCTCCCATCTGGGTGTCCTGGCGGCCGAACGCATCGCACATCCTGCCGGGCGAGTGA
- a CDS encoding ABC transporter permease, translating to MTHNRNIAIDWALKAYIVLALAFIFAPIAASFVFSFNIDRFPSLPLGGFSTVWYDAVANDPLVFEGLRNTLIVGVVVSVLSTLFGFGAAYTDFRYRFFGKTVYVALAMLPPTIPVVILGLAMLAFLSNISLSGAIHSVIIAHVVMCAPFAMAITRLRLSQMDPSLEAAAWNLGASEWMAMRHVIVPFCKPAIFASLMITMAVSFDEFAVSWFVSGLNETLPVKVLGFLQGQVSPRINVIGTFVFLASITLVILAQILIMKRSNAPVTANNGASSS from the coding sequence ATGACCCATAACCGCAACATCGCAATCGACTGGGCGCTGAAGGCCTATATCGTGCTCGCGCTCGCCTTCATCTTCGCGCCCATTGCCGCGAGCTTCGTTTTCTCGTTCAATATCGACCGCTTCCCCTCGCTTCCGCTCGGCGGTTTCTCGACCGTCTGGTACGACGCGGTCGCAAACGATCCGCTGGTCTTCGAAGGCCTGCGCAACACGTTGATCGTCGGCGTCGTGGTCTCCGTGCTCTCGACCCTGTTCGGCTTCGGCGCCGCCTACACAGACTTTCGCTACCGCTTCTTCGGCAAGACGGTCTATGTCGCGCTCGCGATGCTGCCGCCAACGATCCCGGTCGTGATCCTCGGCCTCGCCATGCTGGCCTTCCTCTCCAACATCAGCCTCTCTGGCGCAATCCATTCCGTCATCATCGCCCATGTCGTGATGTGCGCGCCCTTCGCCATGGCAATCACCCGGCTGCGACTGTCGCAGATGGATCCGTCATTGGAAGCCGCGGCCTGGAACCTCGGCGCCTCGGAATGGATGGCCATGCGCCACGTCATTGTTCCCTTCTGCAAACCGGCCATCTTCGCCTCGCTGATGATCACCATGGCAGTTTCTTTCGACGAATTTGCCGTCTCCTGGTTCGTCTCGGGCCTCAACGAGACGCTGCCGGTCAAGGTACTCGGCTTCCTGCAGGGACAGGTGAGCCCGCGCATCAACGTCATCGGCACCTTCGTCTTCCTCGCCTCGATCACGCTGGTGATCCTCGCCCAGATCCTCATCATGAAACGCAGCAACGCGCCGGTGACGGCCAACAACGGAGCAAGCAGCTCATGA
- a CDS encoding ABC transporter permease produces the protein MRKSITLYGLTFSVPLLLWQLAFFLAPLLFLVALSFWTVRNFRMEPAFVFTNWAHVLGRGIFWDAYLRTLSLAAATAVITSAIAFPCAYAIAFKLKEQARRWIVFLMVLPFFTSYLVRIYSWQIFLSDNGIFNALFAKVGLGPYGMLNSVFGQMVGYLTLSLPLVILLQLFSLVFVDRNLVEAAHNLRCGRLRTVFEVIIPAAKVGLVVAALFCFILTFGDFVSPLYLGGGDPPTLSILITDTTKSGQQWPRAAVIALVMIATLLAVAFTVVRYAYRERGK, from the coding sequence ATGCGGAAATCGATCACGCTTTACGGCCTGACCTTCTCGGTGCCGCTCCTCCTCTGGCAACTCGCCTTCTTCCTGGCGCCACTCCTCTTCCTGGTGGCGCTCAGCTTCTGGACAGTACGGAACTTCCGCATGGAGCCGGCCTTCGTCTTCACCAACTGGGCGCATGTGCTGGGTCGCGGCATCTTCTGGGATGCGTATCTCAGGACCCTGTCGCTCGCCGCCGCGACTGCTGTCATCACCAGCGCCATCGCTTTTCCCTGCGCCTATGCCATCGCCTTCAAACTCAAGGAACAGGCACGGCGCTGGATCGTGTTCCTGATGGTCCTGCCCTTCTTCACCAGCTATCTCGTGCGCATCTATTCCTGGCAGATCTTCCTCTCCGACAACGGAATCTTCAACGCGCTCTTCGCCAAGGTCGGCCTCGGTCCCTATGGCATGCTGAACTCCGTCTTCGGCCAGATGGTCGGGTATCTGACGCTGAGCCTACCGCTGGTCATCCTGCTCCAGCTCTTCAGCCTCGTCTTCGTCGACAGGAACCTGGTCGAGGCGGCACACAACCTGCGCTGCGGCCGGTTGCGGACCGTCTTCGAGGTGATCATCCCCGCCGCCAAGGTCGGCCTGGTGGTCGCGGCCCTCTTCTGCTTCATCCTGACCTTCGGTGATTTCGTCAGCCCGCTCTATCTCGGCGGCGGCGATCCTCCGACGCTGTCTATCCTCATCACCGACACGACCAAGTCCGGCCAGCAGTGGCCCCGCGCGGCGGTCATCGCGCTCGTCATGATCGCGACCCTGCTCGCCGTTGCTTTCACCGTCGTGCGCTATGCCTACAGGGAGCGCGGAAAATGA
- a CDS encoding extracellular solute-binding protein yields the protein MTKDLSTLSATRRQFLRTSAALGGAVLATPLINRRAFAAPTEVTMLAWYGHAEPDMVAEFEAEHNVKFKPKYYTGGDNMLGLIAQSPPGTFDIILSDAEYVQQLNAAGYIEELDPKDYPFDDYFPEFQHFAGHWQDDKLFSVFARFGFLGVAYNTEAITEKEAMSYNVFWNEKLKGKVGHFDWHLPNLGEISLLDGNKSPFDIDAGAWEKLKEKTTTLRPQIGGFFDYGGTFSSLQNGQMLAMAGIGDWITGTLEKNGGKVRSVIPEEGGLQWTESFSIGKGSAKADIAQKWIQYITSAKGQVKSANMAAYPALIPNRKGWELLARETPEEAKRQGMLLDQSNVMDLIRSGRIHYRQLPIQQSLEEWNDFWSEYKGA from the coding sequence ATGACCAAAGATCTCTCGACACTTTCCGCAACTCGACGCCAGTTCCTCAGGACGTCAGCCGCCCTCGGCGGTGCGGTTCTCGCCACGCCTCTCATCAACCGCCGCGCCTTCGCCGCGCCAACCGAAGTCACCATGCTCGCCTGGTACGGCCATGCCGAGCCTGACATGGTGGCCGAGTTCGAGGCCGAGCATAACGTCAAGTTCAAGCCGAAATACTATACCGGCGGCGACAACATGCTGGGCCTGATCGCCCAGTCCCCTCCCGGCACCTTCGACATCATCCTGTCCGATGCCGAATATGTGCAGCAGCTCAATGCCGCCGGATACATAGAGGAGCTCGATCCGAAGGATTACCCGTTCGACGATTACTTCCCCGAGTTCCAGCATTTCGCCGGACACTGGCAGGACGACAAGCTCTTCTCGGTCTTCGCCCGCTTCGGCTTCCTCGGCGTCGCCTACAACACCGAGGCGATCACTGAAAAGGAGGCCATGAGCTACAACGTCTTCTGGAACGAGAAGCTCAAGGGGAAGGTCGGCCATTTCGACTGGCACCTGCCCAATCTCGGCGAGATCAGCCTGCTTGACGGCAACAAGTCGCCCTTCGACATCGACGCCGGCGCCTGGGAGAAGCTTAAAGAGAAGACCACGACGCTGCGCCCGCAGATTGGCGGATTCTTCGATTACGGCGGCACCTTCTCCTCGCTCCAGAACGGCCAGATGCTGGCCATGGCCGGCATCGGCGACTGGATCACCGGCACGCTGGAAAAGAACGGCGGCAAGGTCCGCAGCGTCATCCCCGAGGAAGGCGGCCTGCAATGGACGGAATCCTTCTCGATCGGCAAGGGCTCGGCCAAGGCGGACATCGCACAGAAGTGGATCCAGTACATCACCTCGGCCAAGGGCCAAGTGAAGTCGGCCAACATGGCCGCCTATCCGGCGCTGATCCCCAACCGCAAGGGCTGGGAACTGCTCGCCAGGGAAACGCCCGAGGAGGCCAAGCGCCAGGGCATGTTGCTCGATCAGAGCAATGTCATGGACCTCATCCGCTCCGGCCGGATCCACTATCGCCAGTTGCCTATCCAGCAGAGCCTGGAGGAATGGAACGACTTCTGGTCCGAGTACAAGGGCGCATGA
- a CDS encoding LysR substrate-binding domain-containing protein — MRNIINFQTDLLRTFVSVIDLGAYTKAGDALGRTQPAISLQMRRLEELVGAPLVRQVGRSLLLTSEGEMLLSYAREILRLNDEAASYFNRSKISGVLRVGLPNDYAVAFLQGVITEYTRQHPEISLELHCGWSAEILERLHADELDIVVGMANSGHTQYLSRSWIERPIWAAADNGSLDTTKGVPLAAHPEGCAYRARMIQALDGAQVRWRIAYTGPGIAGLQNAVVNGLGVSALTRYTMLPGMRALTEEDGFPPLAEIRVGLFYKHPRLSDAGIGLVNHIIARLDEAGVSGDPTRRHVELVRQ; from the coding sequence ATGCGGAACATCATCAACTTCCAGACCGACCTGCTGCGCACCTTCGTCTCGGTGATCGATCTCGGCGCCTATACCAAGGCCGGCGATGCCCTGGGCCGCACCCAGCCGGCGATCTCCTTGCAGATGCGCAGACTTGAGGAACTGGTCGGCGCGCCCCTGGTCAGGCAGGTCGGTCGTTCGCTGCTCCTGACCTCGGAAGGCGAGATGCTGTTGAGCTACGCACGGGAAATCCTGCGGCTCAACGACGAGGCAGCGTCCTATTTCAACCGGTCGAAGATATCAGGCGTACTGCGCGTCGGCCTGCCCAACGACTATGCCGTCGCCTTCCTGCAGGGCGTCATTACCGAATACACCCGCCAGCATCCGGAAATCTCGCTCGAGTTGCATTGCGGCTGGAGCGCCGAAATCCTCGAACGCCTTCACGCCGACGAACTCGATATCGTGGTCGGCATGGCCAATAGTGGGCACACGCAGTATCTCTCGCGCTCGTGGATCGAACGGCCGATCTGGGCCGCGGCCGACAATGGCAGTCTCGATACGACCAAGGGCGTGCCGCTTGCCGCCCACCCCGAGGGCTGCGCCTATCGTGCGCGGATGATCCAGGCGCTGGATGGCGCGCAGGTCCGCTGGCGCATCGCCTATACCGGCCCCGGCATTGCCGGTCTGCAGAACGCCGTGGTCAATGGCCTCGGGGTGAGCGCGCTGACCCGCTACACGATGCTTCCCGGCATGCGGGCGCTGACCGAAGAGGACGGCTTTCCGCCGCTCGCGGAGATCCGTGTCGGCCTGTTCTACAAGCATCCGCGCCTGTCGGATGCGGGTATCGGGCTGGTCAACCACATCATCGCGCGCCTTGATGAAGCCGGCGTTTCCGGTGACCCAACGCGCCGGCATGTCGAGCTCGTCCGTCAATAA
- a CDS encoding creatininase, which yields MPEQTVFAAELSWPDYDARVRDGSTPILLPVGSMEQHGCHMPMNVDVLLPVEFARRVAGRTGALVAPPFTYGYKSHQKSGGGNHLPGTTSLDGATLVAALRDVIKEFARHGVRRICLVNGHFENSWFIIEGIDLALRELKWGGIDDMKIVVLSYWDFVDKATIARLYPNGFTGWDLEHGGVLETSLMLALYPHQVMLDRAVDHAPASFPPYDVYPAKPEWTPSCGTLSSPKEASAEKGEILLKVCVDAIVQALETEFPRKG from the coding sequence ATGCCTGAACAGACTGTCTTTGCCGCCGAGCTTTCCTGGCCCGATTACGATGCCCGCGTGCGCGACGGATCGACGCCGATCCTGCTGCCCGTGGGTTCGATGGAGCAGCACGGGTGCCACATGCCGATGAATGTCGATGTGCTCTTGCCGGTCGAGTTCGCGCGGCGGGTGGCCGGGCGGACGGGCGCGCTGGTGGCGCCGCCTTTCACCTATGGCTACAAATCGCACCAGAAATCCGGCGGCGGCAACCATCTGCCGGGTACGACCAGCCTCGACGGCGCGACGCTGGTCGCGGCGTTGCGCGATGTGATCAAGGAGTTCGCCCGCCACGGCGTGCGCCGGATCTGCCTGGTCAACGGCCATTTCGAGAATTCCTGGTTCATCATCGAAGGCATCGATCTCGCGCTTCGCGAACTCAAATGGGGTGGCATCGACGACATGAAGATCGTCGTCCTTTCCTATTGGGACTTCGTCGACAAGGCGACGATCGCGCGCCTCTATCCCAACGGCTTCACCGGCTGGGATCTCGAACATGGCGGCGTGCTGGAGACTTCGCTGATGCTGGCGCTCTATCCGCATCAGGTCATGCTGGACCGCGCCGTCGACCACGCGCCTGCAAGTTTCCCGCCCTATGACGTCTATCCCGCCAAGCCCGAATGGACGCCCTCCTGCGGCACCCTGTCCTCGCCCAAGGAAGCCTCGGCCGAGAAGGGCGAGATTTTGCTCAAGGTCTGCGTCGACGCCATCGTGCAGGCGCTCGAAACCGAATTTCCTCGCAAGGGCTGA
- a CDS encoding M24 family metallopeptidase, with product MTDDMLHVMKWHNGEKEFSPFSAEEMSRRQNDLRGWMAKNDVDAALLTSYHCINYYSGWLYCYFGRKYGMVIDHENATTISAGIDGGQPWRRSFGDNITYTDWRRDNFYRAARQLTQGAKRVGIEFDHVNLDFRRQLEEALPGVEFVDVGQPSMWMRTIKSLEEQTLIRHGTRICDLGGAACVAAVKAGVPEHEVAIATTNAMTRAIAETFPYVELMDTWTWFQSGINTDGAHNPVTNRKVQSGDILSLNTFPMIFGYYTALERTLFCDHVDEASLDIWEKNVAVHRRGLELIKPGARCKDIAIELNDMYREWDLLKYRSFGYGHSFGVLSHYYGREAGVELREDIETVLEPGMVVSMEPMVMLPEGMPGAGGYREHDILIVKEDGAENITGFPFGPEHNVIRN from the coding sequence ATGACCGACGATATGTTGCACGTGATGAAATGGCATAATGGCGAGAAGGAGTTCTCCCCCTTCTCTGCCGAGGAAATGAGCCGCCGACAGAATGACCTGCGCGGCTGGATGGCGAAGAACGACGTCGATGCCGCATTGCTCACCTCCTACCATTGCATCAACTACTATTCCGGCTGGCTCTACTGCTATTTCGGCCGCAAGTACGGCATGGTCATCGACCATGAGAACGCCACCACCATCTCGGCAGGCATCGATGGCGGCCAGCCCTGGCGGCGCAGCTTTGGCGACAACATCACCTATACCGACTGGCGCCGCGACAATTTCTATCGCGCAGCGCGCCAGCTCACCCAGGGAGCCAAGCGCGTCGGCATTGAGTTCGATCATGTCAATCTCGACTTCCGCCGTCAGCTTGAAGAAGCACTTCCGGGCGTCGAATTCGTCGATGTCGGCCAGCCCTCGATGTGGATGCGCACGATCAAGTCGCTCGAAGAGCAGACGCTGATCCGCCACGGAACCCGCATCTGCGATCTCGGCGGGGCGGCCTGTGTGGCAGCCGTCAAGGCCGGTGTACCAGAACATGAAGTCGCGATCGCCACCACCAATGCCATGACCCGTGCAATCGCGGAAACCTTTCCCTATGTCGAACTGATGGACACCTGGACCTGGTTCCAGTCGGGCATCAATACCGATGGCGCCCACAACCCGGTCACCAATCGAAAAGTCCAGTCGGGCGATATCCTTTCGCTCAACACCTTCCCGATGATCTTCGGCTACTACACCGCGCTCGAACGCACCCTGTTCTGCGACCATGTCGACGAAGCGAGCCTCGATATCTGGGAAAAGAACGTCGCCGTGCATCGTCGCGGCCTTGAACTGATCAAGCCGGGCGCGCGCTGCAAGGATATCGCGATCGAGCTCAACGACATGTATCGCGAGTGGGATCTGCTGAAATACCGCTCCTTCGGCTACGGCCATTCCTTTGGCGTGCTCAGCCACTATTACGGCCGCGAGGCGGGCGTGGAGCTGCGCGAGGATATCGAGACGGTGCTGGAGCCGGGCATGGTCGTGTCGATGGAGCCGATGGTCATGCTGCCCGAGGGCATGCCGGGTGCGGGTGGCTATCGCGAACATGACATCCTGATCGTCAAGGAGGACGGCGCCGAGAACATCACCGGCTTCCCCTTCGGTCCGGAGCACAACGTCATCAGAAACTGA